The Shewanella sp. NFH-SH190041 genome has a window encoding:
- a CDS encoding M3 family metallopeptidase produces the protein MKGLTLKPLVCAMGLTMTLAACSDATAPQAPISNQTAAASQIAADNPFFRDYPTPHGIPDFAAITPEHYLPAFKQGIADQRAEIKAIIANPTAADFANTIEALEYSGQLLGKVASVFYNLTSADTNDELQAISKQISPMLSAARDDIMLNEQLFQRVNTVYQQKSSLNLTTAQAKLLEDTYKSFTRGGANLNEADKDKLRQLNEKIGKLSLEFGDNLLAETNAFDLVIDNKADLAGLPQDVIDQAAITANKRGHNGKWVFTTHRPSITPFLTYADNRALREQLFNGYIERGNNNNANDNKQILAKMAALRAERAALMGYPTHAHFVLEERTAKTPENVYTLLNKVWPAALDQARAEVTEMQNLIDAEGGDFKLAAWDWWYYADKIRVAKYDFNEQDTRPYFSLENTIDGVFHTANKLFGITVKERNDLPKYHPDVRTWEVYDKDGELMAVFLGDYFVRDSKRGGAWMNDYRAQFKQNGQHTLPIVVNVLNYTRAPAGEPTLLTFDEASTLFHEFGHALHGMLSDVTYRSQSGTSVPRDYVEFPSQVMENWMTEPEVLAQFARHHETNKVIPQALVQKIQAASKFNQGFATVEYLAATKLDLDWHTLTDTQVRDAAKFEAESVANMGLIDEIAPRYRSTYFAHIFSGGYSAGYYSYIWSEILGADAYEAFKEKGIFDKATADAFRSNVLSQGGSHDPMALYKQFRGQEAGIEPLLRAKGLL, from the coding sequence ATGAAGGGATTAACCCTCAAACCGCTGGTCTGTGCCATGGGACTGACTATGACCCTGGCAGCCTGCAGCGATGCCACAGCCCCACAAGCGCCAATCAGCAATCAAACTGCTGCGGCCAGTCAAATCGCTGCTGATAATCCTTTTTTCCGTGATTACCCTACACCACATGGCATCCCTGACTTTGCCGCGATTACCCCTGAACATTATCTACCGGCATTCAAGCAAGGAATTGCTGATCAGCGGGCTGAAATCAAGGCCATTATTGCCAACCCCACAGCTGCGGATTTTGCCAATACTATTGAAGCACTGGAATACTCAGGCCAGTTATTGGGGAAAGTCGCCAGTGTGTTTTATAACCTGACCAGTGCCGATACCAATGATGAATTACAGGCCATTTCTAAACAGATCTCCCCTATGCTATCTGCCGCCCGTGATGACATCATGCTTAATGAGCAACTGTTTCAGCGCGTAAATACTGTCTATCAGCAGAAAAGCAGCCTAAATCTGACAACAGCACAGGCTAAATTGCTGGAAGACACATACAAATCCTTCACCCGGGGCGGCGCTAATCTCAATGAAGCGGATAAAGATAAGCTACGGCAGTTAAACGAAAAAATCGGCAAACTCAGTCTCGAATTTGGTGATAACCTCCTAGCAGAAACCAATGCCTTTGATCTAGTGATTGATAATAAAGCTGATCTGGCCGGCCTGCCCCAAGATGTGATCGATCAAGCAGCTATCACCGCAAATAAACGTGGCCATAATGGTAAATGGGTCTTTACCACGCATAGACCCTCTATTACGCCATTTTTAACCTATGCAGATAACCGGGCACTGCGGGAGCAATTGTTCAATGGCTATATTGAGCGCGGCAATAATAATAACGCTAATGATAACAAACAGATTTTAGCTAAAATGGCGGCACTACGTGCCGAACGAGCCGCCTTGATGGGGTATCCTACCCATGCACATTTTGTCTTAGAAGAGCGCACCGCCAAAACACCTGAGAATGTTTACACCCTGCTGAATAAAGTATGGCCCGCGGCGCTGGATCAAGCCCGGGCGGAAGTGACCGAAATGCAAAATCTCATTGATGCTGAAGGCGGTGATTTCAAACTGGCAGCGTGGGACTGGTGGTATTATGCCGATAAAATTCGCGTAGCCAAATATGACTTTAATGAACAAGATACCCGCCCCTATTTCTCGCTGGAAAACACCATAGATGGGGTTTTCCATACCGCGAACAAGCTATTTGGTATCACGGTAAAAGAGCGTAACGATCTGCCCAAGTATCACCCTGATGTCAGAACCTGGGAAGTGTACGACAAAGATGGCGAGCTGATGGCAGTTTTCCTAGGTGATTATTTTGTCCGTGACAGCAAACGTGGTGGGGCTTGGATGAATGATTACCGCGCTCAATTCAAACAAAATGGTCAACACACACTGCCGATTGTAGTCAATGTGCTCAACTACACCCGAGCGCCAGCCGGAGAGCCGACACTACTGACCTTTGATGAAGCCAGTACTTTGTTCCATGAATTTGGCCACGCACTACATGGCATGTTGTCGGATGTTACTTACCGTTCCCAGTCAGGCACTTCCGTGCCACGGGATTATGTAGAATTTCCATCCCAAGTAATGGAAAACTGGATGACAGAGCCAGAAGTATTGGCCCAATTTGCCCGTCACCATGAAACCAACAAAGTGATCCCACAAGCGCTGGTACAAAAGATCCAGGCTGCTAGCAAATTCAACCAAGGTTTTGCAACAGTCGAATATCTGGCGGCAACTAAACTGGATCTTGACTGGCACACCTTGACAGACACTCAGGTTAGAGATGCAGCTAAGTTTGAGGCTGAATCGGTGGCTAATATGGGGCTCATCGATGAGATCGCACCACGCTATCGCAGTACCTATTTTGCCCACATTTTCTCCGGCGGCTATTCAGCCGGATACTACAGCTATATCTGGTCTGAAATTCTTGGCGCCGATGCTTATGAGGCATTTAAAGAAAAAGGCATCTTTGATAAGGCAACAGCAGACGCCTTCCGTAGTAATGTATTATCACAAGGCGGTAGCCATGACCCCATGGCCCTGTATAAGCAGTTCCGTGGCCAAGAGGCCGGTATCGAGCCCCTGCTACGGGCTAAAGGCCTGCTATAA
- a CDS encoding FUSC family protein, with the protein MSVFGPSSSFADFVYRHFRIIHALKLGFALFIAAFINVVFALPHFVWSMVTIVIIMMSLPQFGGALEKSLQRAIGTCLGSAYGVFLIACFHSYWVVMALLILAVSLVCFISKGRYSYAYLVGGFTIIIVIGDANHDISEAMWRTANILLGCLIAVTVSLFVLPIKAKQDWRNQLHKSLMTLSTALGKQLHAGAFRNDDLRAEIETGMKAVLAQKKLFFSLEWESQTLKKHKQLLENLAQEQVRMLTLMEILSQTRWRDDEYPSYAKINQLACVLQKSLLELAQFINGETEIFPELPDQMGLNLHQQLMSSLDDNERHHFSLTGYTWLLYQFAKALESVYSEVYLIAEAYRAEESR; encoded by the coding sequence GTGTCGGTATTTGGCCCTTCCTCCTCTTTTGCTGATTTTGTTTACCGGCATTTCCGAATTATTCATGCCCTTAAATTGGGTTTTGCGCTGTTTATTGCCGCCTTTATTAATGTCGTATTTGCCTTGCCGCATTTTGTCTGGAGTATGGTGACAATTGTCATCATTATGATGAGCTTACCCCAATTTGGCGGTGCATTAGAAAAATCACTACAACGCGCAATTGGGACTTGCCTGGGCTCTGCTTATGGGGTGTTTTTAATCGCCTGTTTTCACAGCTATTGGGTGGTTATGGCGTTATTGATCCTTGCCGTCAGTTTGGTGTGTTTTATTTCTAAAGGGCGCTATAGCTACGCTTACTTAGTGGGTGGCTTTACCATTATTATTGTTATTGGTGATGCTAACCATGATATTTCTGAGGCCATGTGGCGTACCGCTAATATTCTGCTTGGTTGTCTTATTGCTGTAACGGTATCGCTGTTTGTTTTGCCGATTAAGGCGAAGCAGGACTGGCGTAATCAACTGCATAAATCCTTGATGACACTGTCAACTGCATTGGGAAAGCAACTACATGCTGGCGCATTTCGTAATGATGATCTCCGGGCTGAAATTGAAACAGGGATGAAGGCAGTATTGGCGCAGAAAAAGCTGTTTTTCTCTCTGGAGTGGGAAAGCCAGACATTGAAAAAGCATAAGCAGCTATTGGAAAACCTTGCACAGGAGCAGGTGCGGATGTTGACCTTAATGGAGATCCTGTCTCAAACCCGTTGGCGGGATGATGAATATCCTTCTTATGCAAAAATAAACCAGCTTGCCTGTGTGTTACAAAAATCCTTATTGGAATTGGCACAGTTTATTAATGGTGAGACCGAAATTTTTCCTGAATTGCCGGATCAAATGGGCTTAAATTTGCATCAACAGCTGATGTCATCTCTTGATGATAATGAACGGCACCACTTTTCTTTGACTGGTTATACCTGGCTGTTGTACCAATTTGCCAAAGCGCTTGAAAGTGTTTATTCAGAAGTTTACCTCATCGCAGAGGCTTACCGGGCGGAAGAATCACGCTGA
- a CDS encoding cell division protein ZapC, with product MLLMPQQDWQWRYNETYQTLSVSLGSEMEFLTPYHEKLLIPDAKTSMEFNMEHARFYICMLERLRLSLTLTDAELVQIVLNATAAHFMLQPQMPKSWFFDVCDICVYCDVGKVFELRAGQQRVLVLVVENGLQAAQVILLSDECHLSETKVLRKFDSIKVMHNRLMPAREHRQVIAA from the coding sequence ATGCTATTGATGCCACAGCAGGATTGGCAGTGGAGATATAACGAAACGTATCAAACCTTAAGCGTCTCGTTAGGTTCGGAAATGGAGTTTCTGACACCCTATCATGAGAAACTGTTAATCCCAGATGCAAAAACCTCGATGGAATTCAATATGGAGCATGCTAGATTTTATATTTGCATGCTTGAACGTTTGCGACTCAGTCTAACATTAACCGATGCTGAACTGGTTCAAATTGTATTAAATGCTACTGCGGCTCATTTTATGTTACAGCCGCAGATGCCGAAGTCGTGGTTTTTTGATGTTTGTGATATCTGTGTCTACTGTGATGTGGGAAAGGTATTTGAGTTAAGGGCGGGCCAACAGCGAGTGTTAGTGCTGGTGGTCGAAAATGGTTTGCAAGCGGCGCAGGTGATACTGCTGAGTGATGAGTGCCATTTGTCTGAAACAAAAGTACTGCGTAAATTTGATTCGATTAAAGTGATGCATAATCGATTGATGCCTGCAAGGGAACATCGGCAGGTTATTGCTGCATAG
- the pyrD gene encoding quinone-dependent dihydroorotate dehydrogenase, with protein sequence MFYKIAQKVMFQMDPELAHNVAMSGLKATGNSALNCFYRQHIKPAPVQMMGITFPNPVGLAAGMDKDGEAIDAFHAMGFGHIEVGTVTPRPQPGNDLPRLFRIKPAKAIINRMGFNNKGVVHLVANLKAAKSDILVGVNIGKNRDTPVEQGKDDYLICMEKVYQHCAYIAVNISSPNTPGLRTLQYGELLDELLSALKAKQTELAEKYGKYVPIALKIAPDLSNDEIEKIANSLIANEFDGAIATNTTLTRDGVSGLMNANETGGLSGKPLNELSTKVIKQLAHCLKGKIPIIGVGGINSAADALDKRDAGAQMVQIYSGFIYQGPQLIKEISDAWRVK encoded by the coding sequence ATGTTTTACAAAATCGCGCAGAAAGTGATGTTCCAGATGGATCCTGAGCTGGCCCATAACGTGGCAATGTCCGGCTTAAAGGCAACTGGTAATTCAGCGTTAAATTGTTTTTACCGTCAACATATCAAACCTGCCCCGGTGCAGATGATGGGCATTACCTTCCCCAACCCAGTAGGCTTAGCGGCCGGGATGGATAAAGATGGTGAAGCCATCGATGCTTTCCATGCCATGGGATTTGGCCATATTGAGGTGGGAACGGTTACACCTCGACCACAACCGGGCAATGATCTGCCCCGTTTGTTCCGCATTAAGCCGGCCAAGGCGATCATTAACCGCATGGGATTTAATAATAAAGGCGTTGTTCATCTGGTTGCTAACCTTAAAGCAGCTAAAAGCGATATCTTGGTTGGGGTGAATATTGGTAAAAACCGTGATACACCGGTTGAGCAGGGTAAGGATGATTACCTGATTTGTATGGAAAAGGTGTATCAGCATTGCGCCTATATTGCCGTGAATATCTCATCGCCAAATACCCCGGGCTTACGTACGCTGCAATACGGTGAATTGCTTGATGAATTGCTCAGTGCGTTAAAAGCGAAGCAAACAGAACTGGCGGAAAAATATGGCAAATATGTGCCTATTGCCTTGAAAATTGCACCTGATCTGTCTAACGATGAAATTGAAAAAATTGCTAATTCATTGATTGCCAATGAATTTGATGGTGCTATTGCGACGAATACCACTTTAACTCGAGATGGTGTTAGTGGCTTAATGAATGCCAATGAGACTGGTGGTTTGAGTGGTAAACCGCTTAATGAATTGTCAACCAAGGTGATTAAGCAATTAGCTCATTGTTTAAAAGGTAAAATTCCGATTATTGGAGTGGGTGGCATTAATTCAGCAGCGGATGCGCTTGATAAACGTGATGCTGGTGCACAGATGGTGCAGATTTATTCTGGGTTTATTTATCAAGGTCCCCAACTGATCAAAGAAATTTCTGATGCGTGGCGAGTTAAATAA